The Triticum aestivum cultivar Chinese Spring chromosome 3A, IWGSC CS RefSeq v2.1, whole genome shotgun sequence genome includes a region encoding these proteins:
- the LOC123061100 gene encoding pentatricopeptide repeat-containing protein At2g37320 yields MLLGLSKRRLGTTSCARRWVCPWTTSAMHKHRHLLWYHFSSHLPSLSPIRLCVANFDSHLPSERSTKQEGRGIHDALRVLHLVPGKAYNGNEEGLSHHRIINDCMHDILRVQLGNHGMRNGEVRFASSSNNTEQILPDTIDSHDISASPSMNKLAKGNKFMLLVELHRRGISVDISVLASAMSFCAVKQSIRTGAQLHALLVKVGYELSVLSGTSLISLYARCCQLENACQVFQSMPIKNTVSWTSLISGYVQDNQVEPCLKVFQLMRQSACRPNDITFATIFSMCTKHALLALGNSVHGLELRMGFDLCVHVSNALISMYAKCGNIIEAQTIFENIVCKDLVSWNSMIFGYAQHGLAEHCLSLLKEMEEEHIVPDVISFLGILSSCRHACLVEEGRRCFKAMIGLGIEPELDHYSCMVDLLGRAGLLDEAWDLIGTMSMPPNAVIWGSLLAACRMHGNIPIGIHAAEHRLKLEPGCAATHVQLANLYASIDCWSDVAKVRMMMKEGGLKTNTGCSWIEIGSEVYTFTAENRSKSHQINNVLAVLDFLRSHMEYKHDVLIDGFEFDDPQ; encoded by the coding sequence ATGCTTCTAGGCCTCTCCAAACGGAGGCTTGGCACGACTTCCTGCGCTCGCCGTTGGGTTTGCCCATGGACAACTTCGGCCATGCACAAGCACAGACATCTACTCTGGTACCATTTCAGCAGCCATTTACCATCATTGTCACCGATTCGTCTGTGTGTGGCGAATTTTGACAGTCACTTACCATCTGAGAGATCAACAAAGCAAGAGGGGCGCGGCATCCATGATGCGTTGAGAGTTTTGCACCTCGTGCCAGGGAAGGCATATAATGGCAATGAGGAAGGTCTGTCTCATCACCGCATTATCAATGATTGTATGCATGACATCTTGAGAGTTCAGTTAGGAAATCATGGTATGCGTAATGGAGAAGTGCGGTTCGCTAGCTCAAGTAATAACACAGAGCAAATTTTACCTGATACCATTGATTCTCATGATATCTCTGCTTCTCCTTCCATGAATAAACTCGCAAAGGGAAACAAGTTTATGCTACTTGTGGAGTTGCATAGGAGAGGAATAAGTGTCGATATATCTGTTTTAGCATCTGCCATGAGCTTTTGTGCTGTTAAGCAATCCATTAGGACAGGTGCTCAGCTCCATGCTCTACTGGTGAAAGTTGGTTATGAATTGTCGGTACTTTCTGGTACCTCTCTGATTAGCTTATATGCAAGATGTTGTCAGCTGGAGAATGCTTGTCAGGTTTTTCAGAGCATGCCAATAAAAAATACCGTGTCGTGGACATCACTCATTTCTGGTTATGTACAGGATAATCAGGTTGAGCCATGCCTCAAGGTATTTCAGCTGATGAGACAGTCAGCGTGCAGGCCTAATGACATCACATTTGCCACTATCTTCAGTATGTGCACTAAACACGCACTTCTTGCACTTGGTAACAGTGTTCACGGTCTAGAACTAAGAATGGGTTTTGATTTGTGTGTGCATGTCTCGAATGCACTGATATCAATGTATGCAAAGTGCGGGAATATAATTGAGGCCCAAACAATATTTGAGAACATTGTGTGCAAGGACCTGGTTTCTTGGAACTCTATGATCTTTGGATATGCACAGCATGGCCTTGCTGAGCATTGTCTAAGCTTACTAAAAGAAATGGAGGAGGAGCACATAGTGCCTGATGTAATCTCCTTCCTTGGCATCCTGTCATCATGTCGGCATGCATGCCTTGTAGAGGAAGGCCGGCGCTGCTTCAAGGCAATGATCGGACTTGGAATAGAACCAGAGTTAGATCACTATTCGTGTATGGTAGACCTCCTCGGCCGGGCAGGATTGCTCGATGAAGCGTGGGATTTGATCGGTACAATGTCCATGCCCCCAAATGCAGTCATATGGGGTTCTCTGCTGGCTGCCTGTAGGATGCATGGAAACATTCCGATTGGTATCCATGCTGCAGAGCACCGTCTTAAGCTGGAGCCAGGTTGTGCTGCAACTCATGTACAGCTAGCAAATCTATACGCTAGCATTGATTGCTGGAGTGATGTGGCCAaagtgaggatgatgatgaaggaGGGAGGACTGAAGACGAACACTGGATGCAGCTGGATAGAAATTGGCAGTGAGGTTTATACTTTCACAGCAGAAAACAGATCTAAGAGCCACCAAATAAACAATGTCCTGGCTGTACTTGACTTCTTGCGATCTCATATGGAATACAAACATGATGTGCTGATAGATGGTTTTGAGTTTGATGACCCTCAGTAG